The stretch of DNA AATGCAGGTGCGATAAATCTCGACACCGAGGACATGAAGGTGCTCGATGATGCTTTTCCGGCCTGATGTGGTGCCTCACCGATCTATAGATACGACCTAGAAAAGTGGCCTGAAAATCCTGTCTCTTTCATATTTCCACTCCTCAGGCTGATACGTGCATGTTACCCCAAACGAATCACATAAACTCTCTATCGAGTATCTGGTTGACTCCCACCATGGACTCATTCCAGAGGAGTCCTTAAGAGTGTCAAGGTTCAACCCCGCTTTCTCAATCAGGCGGGAAGCTCCTCTGTAAATTTCAAATCTGTCAAAGATTATCCTCGATCCAGTTTCTGCAGCAGCAGATATAACCTCTCTGAGGTTCTCTCTTGAATCGTTCAAACCTTTCATCACTGGTCCAAGGAAGATCCATGTGCTGATACTTTCGGCGCTTAGTGTCTTCAGTGCCCTTACACGTGACTGTGGGGGTGGAGNNNNNNNNNNNNNNNNNNNNNNNNNNNNNNNNNNNNNNNNNNNNNNNNNNNNNNNNNNNNNNNNNNNNNNNNNNNNNNNNNNNNNNNNNNNNNNNNNNNNATAACCTCTCTGAGGTTCTCTCTTGAATCGTTCAAACCTTTCATCACTGGTCCAAGGAAGATCCATGTGCTGATACTTTCGGCGCTTAGTGTCTTCAGTGCCCTTACACGTGACTGTGGGGGTGGAGATCCCGGCTCAATAAGGCTCCACATTTTTGGATCGAGGGTGGTTATCGTCATCCCGACATCCACAAATTTCTTGTGGCTAACGAAGATATCTCTATCCCTTGTTACCAGGGGTGATTTTGTCTGGACAGTAACCCTGAACCCGTTCTCTGTGAGCATCTTGATAGATTCTCTGGTAAGCCTGTACTTTCCCTCTATTGCCTGATATGGATCCGTTATGGTAGATACCCCTACAATACCCCTCTTCCTCCCAGTTATTTCCTTTCTAAGGGTCTCAAGCAGATTGGTCTTGACTGCAACGACACTTCCCCAGTTTTCACGCGGTTCTCTCTCGGAGGTAAAGTCAATGGCAAAACAATAGATACAGGCGTGGAGACATCCCATATAAGGGTTGAGTGCATAATTCAGTTCGGGCAGGCCTGATTTTGACAGTGCATGATTCGTTTCAATCTCCATAATCCTGATTTTTCTGTCTTTGAGCTTCATAAAGATCAAAGGTACCTGTCAAGTCCTCCATATGCAAGAATCTGGTCCAGACCGGACTTCTGCCTCCAGAATTTCAGGGGGACGGTAAGGAACGATCCAATGTAGTTTACAGCCTCGTCGTAGCTGCTGAACCTTTCCGGTTTCGACCTGAACATCTCCCTAACGTTTTCTCTGACGTACCAGACTCCTACTGGAAGGTTGAAACCTGGATATATCTCTCTCCAGAGAGTAGCGGCACCCTGTCGCTGCATTCCGTTCAGAGCCTCTAGCGCTGCAAGTTTGGACGAATAGTAACAACCGCCAATTCCGGGATAGTCCTTCCTGCCGCCATACATCTCGTAATCGATCTCGACAAACGCGGTTTCGCTCCACTGGTTCCAGGTGCTGCCGGGGTACCAGGCTTCTCCCCATTCAAACATCCAGTTCCTTGGTGACAGAATAGCTGTAAAAAGATTACCAGGGGTCTTCCTAACATAAGCCAGAAATTCTCCTAGCTGCTGTTTCTGCTTTATGGTCTTTGTCAGTTCGTCCGATAGGTTCTTGTCCGCTGCAGTTATTGCCCATCTGGTTGGTACTGCCTTTCTCTGTTTCTTGACTCCGAGTGCACCTACGCTCAGGATCTTGGATATCCTTGTGACATCCATACCCCTCCTGTACATGTTATTCATGCCCTCCGCCGCAAGCAGATCGGTATCAGAATATATCCTATCGACATATCCTTCAACGCTTGCGTTTCCAACTGTAAGTCTTTTGACAGGGGCCGCGGGCCCCATTGGAGAGACATGTTCGTCCAGTATGATCTTTGAGCTCTTCATGTTCTTTGTGAATTCCATCTCCACTTCTACTGGCTTCCCGGAGAGTGACATAAGCTGAATATCCTGAAGTGTAGAGTCCGGGGATGAAAGATTCTTCACGTTAATTTCCATCCCACCCCTTAAGAGTGAAAGACGCATGGAAAGGAACTCTTCCAGCCCAATTTTCATCCATTTGGACGGGTCTTCATAAATGCTTGTATCACCATGTAGATTTGGGGCTGAAGGATAGATATTGACCTTGGGATAACCGAAACGGCCCACAAATACCGAGGGTGGCGTTGATCCATCAATTTCGTTTCCATTAAATGCCTTGATCTTCGGCTGAAGGAGATTCTTTACAGAAATAGGGCAGTAGGAAAGCCCGCACAGTAATTTTCCTCCCCGGCACCTGATGCAGAGCGATGCAGGAATCCTGTAAGCCGTCTTGAACTCCATCTCAGATTACTTATCTACGACGGATATTAAAGATGTTCTACTAGGTTAAAAAATGAGAAAGTGATAGGATAATCCAGCACTTCCGCTCACTGCGGAAATAATTTAATGCAGAATTAAATGATAATTGCTATAATCTTAAATACCCGGAACTATTATTAATCTACATGGAAAGTTCAGGAGATAAACAGAAACCTGCAGGGCGTTCTGGATCTTTGGGATTAGGGATCCTGTTTCTCATAGCATTCATCGTTGCTATGGTAATATTATTCACGGATGAGAACCTCCAGACAGACTTCGGATCAACAGGGAAATATTATATCCACTGGTACGGCATGCTGATAATGGCGATTGTCAGTCTGGTTGCGGCAATCATACTTTTTGTAAAGAGCAGGAGAGGTCTGATCCTTGCCGGTTCAATTGGGTCAATAATCCTTGCTCTGTTCATGGTAGCAGACATTGCCCTTTACAGCATGGTAGGCTTCAGCAGTCCTGGTGACTTTGCTACCTATCTCTTCGGAGTGACAAAATACCCGGGAGTTTTGAGCTATATTCCGGGCTTGTATGATTTGCTTTTTATCGTTTACATAATTGGTGCTGTTGTGGGATTTCACTCTTCCAGCAGAATGAAATAATATAACAGCACACCATTTTCCTTTTTTCTAAACCCCTGGTGCAAATCCGTGTTAGTGAAGGTCTCTTGATGCCAATGGCCATACAAGATATGAGAAACCCCGCCTGAACTTCCTGCTGGCAATTATAAGCGAGAATACTTCCAGCGCACAAGCAAATGGTAACGCTACCAGGTCCCGTCTATACTTCCTTGCAAATAAAGCAAGGATTGAAAGAAACTTCCCCCTGTCTGATCTTATTAGGGTGGTCAGCACGGCAGGATCCATCTTCATCCTTAGGAGTTCAAGATGACCGAAATTAATCCGAATTCTCTGTATTAGAAGTTCTATCAGGGTTGGTGGTATCATATTTCTCACTGTCAGGGCATCATCATAAAAGACGCCATAACCATTTTCTCTGGCGTTAATGCACAGGTACGCGTCATCATTGATCACTAACGGCAGCTCGTTTACGAATTTTCTCCTTATCGCCAGGAATTCACCTCCATGGGCGTTAAATCCACACCGGGAGAGATAAGATAGTTCCACATCGTGAAGTTTCCAGAAAACTGATCCTACAATGCCTGTGAATCCCCTCGTCCTCTTCGGAACTACGCGCGGCACAACTGCTCCAACCTTTTCACTGAAAGCCAGTAATGATCTTTGGAATATGTCAGCATTGATCTCAATGTCGCCAGAA from Thermoplasmataceae archaeon encodes:
- a CDS encoding Nre family DNA repair protein codes for the protein MEFKTAYRIPASLCIRCRGGKLLCGLSYCPISVKNLLQPKIKAFNGNEIDGSTPPSVFVGRFGYPKVNIYPSAPNLHGDTSIYEDPSKWMKIGLEEFLSMRLSLLRGGMEINVKNLSSPDSTLQDIQLMSLSGKPVEVEMEFTKNMKSSKIILDEHVSPMGPAAPVKRLTVGNASVEGYVDRIYSDTDLLAAEGMNNMYRRGMDVTRISKILSVGALGVKKQRKAVPTRWAITAADKNLSDELTKTIKQKQQLGEFLAYVRKTPGNLFTAILSPRNWMFEWGEAWYPGSTWNQWSETAFVEIDYEMYGGRKDYPGIGGCYYSSKLAALEALNGMQRQGAATLWREIYPGFNLPVGVWYVRENVREMFRSKPERFSSYDEAVNYIGSFLTVPLKFWRQKSGLDQILAYGGLDRYL
- a CDS encoding glycosyltransferase; translation: MIPVSTVVITSYNDGKMLDDLVRVVISSDVDRIVLVCGGTGADSEYIKHLNDPRIIVEIEEERGGKCIALNRSIKYIEGEYVFLLSGDIEINADIFQRSLLAFSEKVGAVVPRVVPKRTRGFTGIVGSVFWKLHDVELSYLSRCGFNAHGGEFLAIRRKFVNELPLVINDDAYLCINARENGYGVFYDDALTVRNMIPPTLIELLIQRIRINFGHLELLRMKMDPAVLTTLIRSDRGKFLSILALFARKYRRDLVALPFACALEVFSLIIASRKFRRGFSYLVWPLASRDLH
- a CDS encoding radical SAM protein, whose amino-acid sequence is MKLKDRKIRIMEIETNHALSKSGLPELNYALNPYMGCLHACIYCFAIDFTSEREPRENWGSVVAVKTNLLETLRKEITGRKRGIVGVSTITDPYQAIEGKYRLTRESIKMLTENGFRVTVQTKSPLVTRDRDIFVSHKKFVDVGMTITTLDPKMWSLIEPGSPPPQSRVRALKTLSAESISTWIFLGPVMKGLNDSRENLREV